From Pelagibacterium flavum:
AGCTGCGTAGTATCGTGCGGCACCTCATGAATGCCCCACTCGATCAGGGCATCAGCACCGACGAGTTGACGGGGGCAAGCGGGCTCAATGCCTGGGCCGTAAACAAGGCGCTCGCCGACCTCGAGACGCTAAGGATCGCCCGCAATGACGTGGCGGCTACAGTGTTCGTGCACGTGGGCGTGGAAGACAGTTCGCGGCACCGGTTTGCGCTGGCCTCACGGCTTGAGGTCGACCTGATCGCGCTGATGCGTGAGGGGGCGCCCGAAGCGGAAATTGACACGGGGTTGCCGCTCAACCTGCAGGTCGCCTGCCAGACGCTGCGTGACCGGGGCCATGCGAGCGTTCGACCCGATATCGTCGAGCGGTTGGTGCGCGGTATGGCTCGCGACGGGCGCGACCAAGAGGGCGGCCGCGGCAATGTGCGGTTGCGGAAGGTCTCGAACAACACGCTTGCCGTGGTCTTGCAGCGAACGTGGCAGGTACTTGAGCAGACGGCAAACGTCCGCCGCCAGGCCGTGGAGCTGTTGCTGGCACATCTGGTGGGCAAAGTCAGCAAAGGAACGCGCGGCAAGGACATCCAGATAGAAACCACGCTTGGTGACCTACTTGCCATTTTGAATGGCGACTCCTTGCTGCGCGCCAACGGCATCCGCGATATGACCAAGCTGATGGAGCGGGCCTTGCTCTGGATGCACGAGCAGGAAGTAGCGAGCTTGGGCAAGGGGCTGACAATTTTTCGCCAAGCCATGACCGTTCACCTCAATCCGGCCGGCGGCCAATTTACCCAGAAAGATTTCATGCCCCTCGAAGAGCATTACGCTGAACAGACGGCACAGACCCACGTGATGGCCGCCTATGCTGAGCGCGGTCTGGGGGCGATGAACGAAGCGCAACGGCTCTCCGAGGACTATTTCGTCCTCGACCGTGATGCCTTCCTGCGCCGCTGGTTGCCCGGCAAGGGACGGGAATTGCGTCGCCAGACTACAGGAGCATCCTGGAAAGCGATCGTTGAGGCTCTAGACAACCCGGTCCAGCAGGAGATCGTCGCCGACGACCGCGAGCAGACCAATGTTCTGGTGCTGGCCGGCCCTGGCTCAGGCAAGACCCGCGTGCTGGTGCACCGAATTGCCTACCTGATCCGCGTCCGGCGCGAAGACCCGCGCGACATTCTCGTCCTCACCTATAACCGCCACGCCGCCGCAGAAATCCGTGCCCGTCTTCGACACCTCGTTGGCGACGATGCCGGTGCCGTCACGGTGTCGACATGCCATGCGCTGGCGATGAGGCTGGTTGGAGCGAGCTTTACCGGTTTGCACAACAACGAGCATGATTTTGACGGCGTGTTGATGGAGGCGGTGCGTCAACTTAATGGCGAGGGGCTGAGTAGGTCCGAAGCTGAGGCGCAACGCGAAACGCTGATCCAGGGTCATCGCTGGATCCTGGTCGATGAGTATCAGGACATTGGGCCGGAGGAATACGCATTGATCTCAGCGGTGGCCGGTCGCTCGCTGGAGGACCCTGATCTGCGCCTCAGTCTGTTTGCCGTTGGCGATGACGACCAGAACATCTACGGCTTTGCCGGTGCCTCGATCGACTTCATCCGCCGGTTCGAAGCCGACTACCGCGCCAAGCCCAAATATCTTTTGGAGAACTATCGCTCAAGTGGTCACATCATCGCCGCTGCCAATGCTGTGATTGGGCCGGCCGCATCGCGAATGAAGGCAGGCCACGACGTCACCATTGATCGCAAGCGGGCCAAGGAGAGGCAGGGCGGCGAAATGGCAACACTCGATCCTGTGGCACAGGGTCGGGTCCAGGTGCTCGATTGTGTCCGAGACGACAGCATCCAGGCAAAAGTGGCGCTGGACGAGCTGGTGCGGCTCTCGCGCCTTGACCCCGACTGGAGCTGGGCGCGGACGGCGATCATCGCCCGCGACTGGCGGCGGCTTTCCCTGGTGCGGGCGCAGGCCGAGGCGATGGGTATTGAGGTCGAGATGGCCAACGAAACCTTGCCCAGCATATGGCGCCTGCGCGAAATGGCGCAGTTCATTGCATTAGTGCGCAGCGAACCGACGCATCTCTTGAACATTCATGATCTGGTGGAGATGAAGAACACCATCGCCACCAATCGCTGGACCGATCTCATTGCCGAAGGCATTGCGGCACTGGCCCGTGAGCTCAATGCCAAGACCATGCCGGTGCCTGACCTGGTGGAATGGTTCGCAGAATGGGCCCGCGACGCCCGAACTGAGCAGCGATCACTGCTCTTGCTGACCGCCCATCGTGCCAAGGGTCTCGAGTTCGATGACGTCGTGATACTTGATGGCGGCTGGGACAGGCCATCAGAGGGAGAGGACGCAGATGCGCCCCGCCGCCTGTTCTACGTCGCCATGACCCGCGCCCGGCGCAGCCTCGCTATCTTGTCAAACGGCCAGCATCGCTTCTTGCCGCGGGGGAATCTGCACGTGCTGGGTCGACCGGCCCCGCCCATGGCAGAGGGGACGCGTCCCCCGATCGCCCGCTACCAGATGCCCGACCTCAAGGTCGTCGATCTTTCCTGGGCCGGCAGGCTGGGCGCCGGCAATCACGCACTTACCGCCATCGCCCGGGCGAAAGCTGGCGACTGCCTTAACCTTGTCCAGAAGGATGCGGACTGGATGCTGGAAACGCCGGACGGGCACCCCATCGGCCGCATGGCAAAAAGCTGGTCGCCACCACCCGGCCTCGCCTTTAAGCGGGGTGAAATCGGCGCGATCATCCGCTGGAGGCGATCAGATGGCAGCGAAGATTACTGGACTTATATGCGCAGGGACGAATGGGAGGTGGTCGTGCCAGAGCTGGTGTTCGGCTGACTTGGCACAACGCCATACGAAAACAAGCGACTGTTGCGTTCTTTGTGCTTTATCGAATCGGAATGAAGAAGCACCGGTAGGTAAAGAGGAGATGTAATCGATACTAAGTGACTACCTCTTGCGGTGTCTAGTTCCCTCTAATTCTGATCGACTGAAATTTCGCGAGCCAACCGGGAATCCATGTTGGATGATGGTCGGCAGGATACTCTCTTTATCAATTTTTTAGCTAGTAAGGCCAATGATGGTCGCCGAACCCCTGGAGATCTGAGGTGGGCCACACACAGCCTCCCTGCTTCAAGATGTTGGCACCAACTTGGCCTGAGCGGGATCGTATCTCCAGTCGGTGATCGTCCCGTCTGTGATGCGTTCGACGGCTTCTTCGATCACGAACAGAGGGACCAAGAACCTGTTCCCCGTCAGCGCCTATGGCACAGATTTGAGGTTGTGATTTAAGGAGGATTTGGGTCTCATCGTAGTGACGAAGGAACGAAGATGAGACCCAAATCCTCCAATGCAAAATCGCGGACCAAGGCCCCTGCGGAAGCCGTGGTAAAGGACATCCGCCGGGCCACCCGGCGGCATTTTTCGGCGGAAGACAAGATCAGGATCGTCCTGGAAGGCTTGCGCGGCGATGACAGCATCGCCGAGTTGTGCCGCAAGGAAGGCATCGCCCAGAGCCTGTATTACACCTGGTCGAAGGAATTCATGGAAGCGGGAAAGCGTCGGCTTTCTGGCGATACAGCCCGGGCCGCCACCAGCGACGAGGTCAAGGATCTGCGCCGTGAGGCCGGAGCGCTCAAGGAATGTGTTGCCGATCTGACGCTGGAAAACCGTCTGCTTAAAAAAAGCATGATCGCGGATGGGGACGACGACGCATGAGGTATCCATCATCCGAGAAGCTCGAGATCATCAGGCTGGTCGAGCAATCCCATCTGCCAGCAACACGAACGCTCGATAAACTGGGAATCCCACGCCGGACCTTCTACCGCTGGTATGACCGCTACCTCGAAGGCGGCCCAGAGGCGCTGAAAGATCGGCCATCGGCACCAAGCCGGGTGTGGAACCGTATCCCGCCTGACATCCGCGACCAGATCATCGAGCTGGCGCTGGAACAGTCCGAGCTGAGCCCGAGAGAACTGGCCGTGCGCTTCACCGATGAGAAGCGCTACTTCGTGTCGGAGGCCACGGTTTACCGCCTGCTGAAGGCCCAGGACCTGATCACCAGCCCGGCCTATGTGGTGATCAAGGCCGCCGATCGCTTCCATACCCAGACCACGCGGCCCAACGAGATGTGGCAGACCGATTTTACCTACTTCAAGATCATCGGCTGGGGTTGGATGTATCTGTCGACTGTGCTCGACGATTACTCGCGCTACATCATCAGCTGGAAGCTGTGCAGCACGATGCGCGCCGAGGACGTCACCGACACGCTGGATCTGGCGCTCGCGGCCTCGGACTGCGATCAGGCCCATGTGTGCCACAAACCCCGGCTGCTCAGCGACAACGGCCCCAGCTACATCGCCGGCGACCTGGCCGAATATATTGAGGCCCAAGCCATGAGCCATGTGCGCGGCGCTCCAATGCATCCCCAGACCCAGGGCAAGATCGAGCGTTGGCATCAGACGCTGAAGAACCGCATCCTGCTGGAAAACTACTTCCTGCCGGGCGATCTCGAGGCCCAGATCGAGGCGTTCGTCGAGCACTATAACCACCGGCGCTATCACGAGAGCCTGCGCAATGTGACCCCCGCCGACGCCTACTTCGGCAGAGCCGCCGCCATCATCGAACAGCGAGAAAGGATCAAACGCAAGACAATCGAACATCGGCGCTTGCAGCACCGCAAGCTCGCCGCTTAATATTAACCCCCAGATGAGGCCAATGCTCCGCTAATCTACACCGCGAGTTGCGCCAAATGTTCTGACGACGGACAATGCATGTGGGTGCTTTAGTCTCAGTGGAGTCGCTGTTCGAGAGTTATCGGCGCTGGATCCTCAACACCCGCCCCTATGGAGGCGACGTGACGAAAGAGCTCGAATCGATCTCAGCGACTGCAGCGATCGAGCGGCGTCTCTTCGACCAGACGGCCGGCGACGTAATCGGCAATTTCGGCCGATTCGCGGATGCCTTCGACGTGTCCACCGCCATGCCGCTCGTGCTCTATCTCGCGACCGAGCCGGAGGTCGGCTCCGACCTCGATCGCGCGCTTTCCGTGCTGGAAAGCTATATTCTTCGACGCGACATCTGTGGCCTGACCACTAAGAACTACAACCGCCTCTTTGTGGGCATCATCGATCGCCTGCGCTCTGCGGAGGGCAACAAGGTCGACGCCCTCTTGCAGTACCTCTCGAGCCGCCAATCCGACATAGATCGCTGGCCGGACGACATCGAATGGCAGCGAGCCTGGATCGGTCGAGACCAGTACAAGGGATCCCGACAAGCGAGGCTGAGATATATTTTCGAGGCCATCGAACTTGCCAAGAGAACCGCTCTCAACGAGGACATCGAGATCAAGTCCGCTTTGACCGTCGAGCACATCATGCCGCAAAAGTGGCGGACGAATTGGCCGATTCCCGGGTTCGACCATCTCGACGATGATGATGTCGACCCGGACCATGTTGCGGCGAAGATGGAGCGTGACAGCGTGATCGACAATATGGGCAACCTGACCCTGTTGACGCATTCGTTGAATGCAAGCGTGTCCAATGGCCCCTATTCGGTCAAAATGCCCGCAGTCCGATCTCATTCAAGCCTCGCGCTCAATCGAGAGCTCAATGCTTATAATGAATGGAACGAGACCAGCATCGCTTCCCGCGGACTGGCACTGTTCGGGACGGCCAAGGGCATTTGGACGGCCCCATGCCGGCCTCCTGCCCCAGAGGCTCCGGAAAATCAGAGCAACCGTCTGCCGGAAGAAGGCACAATGTGCAGATTCAGCTACGCGGGCGCCGAATATACCGGCACGGTGATCAACGAACGCCTTGTTGTGAACGGCATCGACACGCCATTCGCGACCTTCTCAGCCGCCTCAAAGGCGATCACACAGACAAGCCGGAATGGTTGGAACGACTGGTATGTTCGGGATGCCGTTGGGGGATGGACGTTGGCCGACGACTGGCGAAAGGGTTAGCTGGGGCGATATAGCGTCGGCCTTGCGCCCTCATTTCAGCCATTCAGACCGCTTTTCCGATTTCCTGAAAGTTGACGTTCCGCGAACAAGCCATACGACGAGGATCAGCGCCCGACTTTTCGGTCGCTACGCTACCTTCTGAAGCCAGCCATTCGCTGAGAGCTACCTCGTCGGACACAACATTCGCGTACTTCGCAGACGTCTTGCTTGGTCCATTGTCAAGGGGCAGGATAGCCGAACGCGCCAGCTGAAAAGTGACCAGGTTCCTGTCCCAAGCCCGGGCCGACAGGAGAAGTTGCGCAAGCTCAGATGGCCGTGATCCAATTTCAAAGAAGGAGAGAATATTGTACAAACACATTTTCATTGCGACGGACGGTTCAGAGATGGCAAGTCGCGGCCTCAACCATGGCCTGAAACTTGCGGCATCCATTGGTGCTAAAGTCACGATTGTCTCGGTCACCGACATCTGGGCTTCCGGGGCCCTTGCCGAGGCGGATGCGAACGCGATCGCGAGCTATGAGGAGGCTATGGGTCAAGCCATCAAGGAAATCCTGAGCGAGGCGGGCCGGAGAGCGGAGGCGGAAGGCGTGCAGTACGAAACCCTGCATATCCCAAACCGATATGCCGCGGATGCGATCGTTGAAACCGCCCAGAATCTGGGAGCCGATCTCATCGTTATGGCGTCCCACGGGCGCCGCGGCTTTCGCAAGATGCTTTTGGGCAGCCAAACCAATGAGGTCCTGACCACAAGCACAATCCCGGTTCTCGTCGTGCGGTGATCGCGCTAGATCCGGTCGGAGCCGGCTTGTAACCGGACGCGAAATCGCCAATCACGCCTTGGTGATGGCAAGGCCCAGAGCGGCGCTACTGCACCCGCTCTGGGTTGACTGCAAAAATGCCTGCCGGCAGTGGGCGCATGCGCCAGCAATTCCACGAGCCCGTCCCTAGCGGGGCCTTTCTCCTATTTCCACCTGCTTTCCTGATGCTGCAGACAGATCCACGATGCTGTCATAGAGCAGTTGCAGGGCGTAGTGGGGATTGTGCGCATAGGCGCCTGGGTCGCCGGTGACGAATGCAAAATTGTAGCTGGCGCGCAAAAGGCGCGGCGTCCAGGCCGTATAAGG
This genomic window contains:
- a CDS encoding RecQ family ATP-dependent DNA helicase yields the protein MIEPFQAFLQRCISVDLEVNPTSAKVFALAAVHADGEPAVVARQPPIEPTLDRLEQELAGLEHIVGHNILRHDLPHLTALRPRLVKMCKAPIDTLWLNPLAFPRNPYHHLVKHYHDGRLLAGHVSDPERDALLVFDVLHNQLKALRQQNIEQPDAVATFHYLTTRMENPAGFDAVFREVRQLPQPSHAVAREAISRLLKGRACIIGIDRVHEHFASPSMGWPTAYALSWILVAGGDSVMPPWVRMQFPESARIVKLLRDTACDQPDCTWCREQNDPIKALMRWFGFENFRPQPVDDMGRPLQERIVDEAMRGKSILGILPTGTGKSVCYQIPALSKFDRTGALTVVISPLVALMADQVQGMARAGISSAVTINGMLSMPERQDALDKVRLGDAAMLLISPEQLRSNTVRSVLKQREVGLWVLDEAHCVSKWGHDFRPDYRYIGRFMKESAGDEAPAPVLCLTATAKPEVVRDICEHFQARLGVELLLLDGGAVRTNLSFEVRQTNRGTKLTDILDVIETRLPPEGASGAIVYCATRSATERVATFLKQQGLSAERFHAGLPPDEKRSVQERFRTGELRIIAATNAFGMGIDKPDIRLVVHGDIPGSLENYLQEAGRAGRDRNHANCVLLFSSEDVERQFSLSARSRLARHEIGAILKALRRVDERTKKTGTVVATSGEIVRAELDREFERESATDDTRVKTAVSWLEEAVLLSREENRVEVFPSSLLVRTLDEAEAIIVNAPGISEERRKQLRSIVRHLMNAPLDQGISTDELTGASGLNAWAVNKALADLETLRIARNDVAATVFVHVGVEDSSRHRFALASRLEVDLIALMREGAPEAEIDTGLPLNLQVACQTLRDRGHASVRPDIVERLVRGMARDGRDQEGGRGNVRLRKVSNNTLAVVLQRTWQVLEQTANVRRQAVELLLAHLVGKVSKGTRGKDIQIETTLGDLLAILNGDSLLRANGIRDMTKLMERALLWMHEQEVASLGKGLTIFRQAMTVHLNPAGGQFTQKDFMPLEEHYAEQTAQTHVMAAYAERGLGAMNEAQRLSEDYFVLDRDAFLRRWLPGKGRELRRQTTGASWKAIVEALDNPVQQEIVADDREQTNVLVLAGPGSGKTRVLVHRIAYLIRVRREDPRDILVLTYNRHAAAEIRARLRHLVGDDAGAVTVSTCHALAMRLVGASFTGLHNNEHDFDGVLMEAVRQLNGEGLSRSEAEAQRETLIQGHRWILVDEYQDIGPEEYALISAVAGRSLEDPDLRLSLFAVGDDDQNIYGFAGASIDFIRRFEADYRAKPKYLLENYRSSGHIIAAANAVIGPAASRMKAGHDVTIDRKRAKERQGGEMATLDPVAQGRVQVLDCVRDDSIQAKVALDELVRLSRLDPDWSWARTAIIARDWRRLSLVRAQAEAMGIEVEMANETLPSIWRLREMAQFIALVRSEPTHLLNIHDLVEMKNTIATNRWTDLIAEGIAALARELNAKTMPVPDLVEWFAEWARDARTEQRSLLLLTAHRAKGLEFDDVVILDGGWDRPSEGEDADAPRRLFYVAMTRARRSLAILSNGQHRFLPRGNLHVLGRPAPPMAEGTRPPIARYQMPDLKVVDLSWAGRLGAGNHALTAIARAKAGDCLNLVQKDADWMLETPDGHPIGRMAKSWSPPPGLAFKRGEIGAIIRWRRSDGSEDYWTYMRRDEWEVVVPELVFG
- a CDS encoding IS3 family transposase (programmed frameshift); translated protein: MRPKSSNAKSRTKAPAEAVVKDIRRATRRHFSAEDKIRIVLEGLRGDDSIAELCRKEGIAQSLYYTWSKEFMEAGKRRLSGDTARAATSDEVKDLRREAGALKECVADLTLENRLLKKKHDRGWGRRRMRYPSSEKLEIIRLVEQSHLPATRTLDKLGIPRRTFYRWYDRYLEGGPEALKDRPSAPSRVWNRIPPDIRDQIIELALEQSELSPRELAVRFTDEKRYFVSEATVYRLLKAQDLITSPAYVVIKAADRFHTQTTRPNEMWQTDFTYFKIIGWGWMYLSTVLDDYSRYIISWKLCSTMRAEDVTDTLDLALAASDCDQAHVCHKPRLLSDNGPSYIAGDLAEYIEAQAMSHVRGAPMHPQTQGKIERWHQTLKNRILLENYFLPGDLEAQIEAFVEHYNHRRYHESLRNVTPADAYFGRAAAIIEQRERIKRKTIEHRRLQHRKLAA
- a CDS encoding universal stress protein is translated as MYKHIFIATDGSEMASRGLNHGLKLAASIGAKVTIVSVTDIWASGALAEADANAIASYEEAMGQAIKEILSEAGRRAEAEGVQYETLHIPNRYAADAIVETAQNLGADLIVMASHGRRGFRKMLLGSQTNEVLTTSTIPVLVVR
- a CDS encoding HNH endonuclease family protein — its product is MESLFESYRRWILNTRPYGGDVTKELESISATAAIERRLFDQTAGDVIGNFGRFADAFDVSTAMPLVLYLATEPEVGSDLDRALSVLESYILRRDICGLTTKNYNRLFVGIIDRLRSAEGNKVDALLQYLSSRQSDIDRWPDDIEWQRAWIGRDQYKGSRQARLRYIFEAIELAKRTALNEDIEIKSALTVEHIMPQKWRTNWPIPGFDHLDDDDVDPDHVAAKMERDSVIDNMGNLTLLTHSLNASVSNGPYSVKMPAVRSHSSLALNRELNAYNEWNETSIASRGLALFGTAKGIWTAPCRPPAPEAPENQSNRLPEEGTMCRFSYAGAEYTGTVINERLVVNGIDTPFATFSAASKAITQTSRNGWNDWYVRDAVGGWTLADDWRKG